The proteins below are encoded in one region of Salvelinus namaycush isolate Seneca chromosome 32, SaNama_1.0, whole genome shotgun sequence:
- the LOC120027022 gene encoding transmembrane protein 222-like, whose protein sequence is MAGVVEIDTMKNYHIAFERIDPDTSRYPYCIVWTPIPVLSWLLPFIGHMGICTSSGIIRDFAGPYFVSEDNMAFGRPTKYWMLDVAKVYASGSNAWDTAVHDASEEYKNRMHNLCCDNCHSHVAMALNLMRYENKTSWNMINLCLLSLVHGKHVSCAGFLKTWLPFLMLLGIILTLALTINLR, encoded by the exons ATGGCGGGTGTTGTCGAAATCGACACCATGAAGAATTACCACATAGCCTTTGAGAGAATAGACCCCGATACGAGCCGTTACCCCTACTGTATTGTGTGGACACCTATCCCTGTACTATC ATGGCTGCTTCCATTCATTGGACACATGGGAATCTGCACCTCTTCTGGTATCATCCGGGACTTTGCTGGGCCCTACTTTGTCTCT GAAGACAACATGGCCTTTGGGAGACCAACAAA GTACTGGATGCTGGACGTAGCCAAGGTGTATGCTAGTGGCTCCAACGCCTGGGACACAGCAGTGCATGACGCCTCAGAAGAGTACAAAAACAGAATG CACAACCTCTGCTGTGACAACTGTCACTCCCATGTGGCCATGGCTCTGAACCTGATGCGCTATGAGAACAAGACCTCGTGGAACATGATCAACCTCTGTCTGCTCTCCCTAGTCCACGGAAAACACGTCAG CTGTGCAGGGTTCTTGAAGACCTGGCTTCCCTTCCTCATGTTGCTGGGTATTATCCTGACTTTGGCTCTGACCATTAACCTGCGGTGA